In Heteronotia binoei isolate CCM8104 ecotype False Entrance Well chromosome 16, APGP_CSIRO_Hbin_v1, whole genome shotgun sequence, a single genomic region encodes these proteins:
- the METTL5 gene encoding rRNA N6-adenosine-methyltransferase METTL5, with protein sequence MKKYKRKELESCLQQVDGFEDPKLLLEQYPTRPHIAACMLYTIHNTFDDIENKMVADLGCGCGVLSIGSAMLGAGLCVGFDVDSDALEVFNRNAEEFELSNIDMVQCDVCSFPEEMAKMFDTVIMNPPFGTKHNKGTDMAFLKTALRMARTAVYSLHKTSTRQHIQKKADDWKVKMEVLAELRYDLPASYKFHKKKSVDIEVDFIRFSSEKKTNEGMT encoded by the exons ATGAAGAAATATAAACGTAAAGAACTTGAAAGTTGTCTTCAGCAAGTTGATGGTTTTGAGGATCCCAAACTGCTACTTGAACAATACCCAACAAGGCCACATATAGCAG CATGTATGCTTTACACAATTCACAATACATTTGATGACATTGAAAACAAGATGGTTGCAGATCTCGGTTGCGGTTGTGGTGTACTCAGCATTGGCAGTGCCATGCTGGGAGCAGG GTTATGTGTAGGCTTTGATGTTGATTCTGATGCCCTGGAAGTATTTAACAGAAATGCTGAAGAGTTTGAACTCTCAAATATTGACATGGTTCAGTGCGATGTATGTTCTTTTCCCGAGGAAATGGCAAAAATGTTTGATACGGTTATTATGAACCCTCCCTTTGGAACCAAGCACAATAAAg GCACGGACATGGCTTTCCTCAAGACAGCTCTGCGGATGGCAAGAACAGCCGTTTACTCCTTGCACAAAACATCAACCCGCCAA CATATTCAGAAGAAAGCTGATGACTGGAAAGTGAAGATGGAAGTTTTAGCAG AACTAAGATACGATCTACCAGCTTCATACAAATTCCACAAAAAGAAATCA GTGGACATCGAAGTAGATTTCATTAGATTCTCAAGTGAAAAGAAGACAAATGAAGGAATGACTTAA